The following proteins come from a genomic window of Actinopolyspora saharensis:
- a CDS encoding GAF domain-containing protein produces the protein MNELAERVHAGDAPVVPTQRLSASWQRSQEYGAPAERITPVYTGDVDDESLFFRCGQQVLQGLHETLANEPVSLMLTDHDGHVLSRSCQDRALLKALDNTYLAPGFAFSEREAGTNGLGLALADRMPSLVRGDEHYCTGLWDYTCAAVPVLDPVHGWLLGSVNLTTWSRKSAELLFALAQTAAGHTSALMLARGRGMRPRPSPRGEVFRVSTAAHPEPTPELSQPWHTALDELRAALADGLSVGVVGEPGVGKTTLLATALRRAHPHDRILHASPPAPDDTASWLALWTPELGKHNTSVIAADVDTLPSWAATELAGILTAQPRGPLAVTAREATTIPEALARHVDKVVDLPPLRRRPDDVLPLAEHLGKRARGRDVRFTPAAARALRTYHWPDNTEQLRRVVREAAARSDVVDTRHLPPEVLCGPTRALTRIETLERDEIVRCLAEPGTTPTRAAEILGMGRATIYRKIAQYGISIPD, from the coding sequence ATGAACGAGCTCGCCGAACGGGTTCACGCGGGCGACGCACCGGTCGTCCCCACCCAGCGGCTCTCGGCGTCCTGGCAGCGCAGCCAGGAGTACGGAGCCCCAGCGGAACGAATTACCCCGGTCTACACCGGCGACGTCGACGACGAGTCGCTGTTCTTCCGGTGCGGCCAGCAGGTCCTGCAGGGTCTGCACGAGACCCTCGCCAACGAGCCGGTCAGCCTGATGCTGACCGACCACGACGGCCACGTGCTCAGCCGGAGCTGCCAGGACCGCGCCCTGCTCAAAGCGCTCGACAACACCTACCTCGCCCCCGGCTTCGCCTTCTCCGAGCGAGAAGCAGGCACCAACGGGCTCGGCCTCGCGCTGGCCGACCGGATGCCGTCCCTGGTCCGCGGGGACGAGCACTACTGCACCGGACTGTGGGACTACACCTGCGCCGCCGTCCCGGTGCTGGACCCCGTGCACGGCTGGCTGCTCGGCAGCGTCAACCTGACCACCTGGTCGCGGAAGTCGGCCGAGCTGCTGTTCGCCCTGGCCCAGACGGCCGCCGGGCACACCTCGGCGCTGATGCTGGCCCGCGGCCGCGGCATGCGGCCGCGCCCGAGCCCGCGCGGCGAGGTGTTCCGGGTGAGCACAGCAGCGCACCCCGAACCAACGCCCGAACTGTCGCAGCCCTGGCACACCGCGCTGGACGAGCTCCGAGCCGCACTGGCCGACGGGCTCTCGGTCGGGGTCGTCGGGGAACCCGGGGTCGGCAAAACCACCCTGCTGGCCACCGCGCTGCGCCGCGCGCATCCGCACGACCGGATCCTGCACGCCAGCCCACCCGCCCCCGACGACACCGCGTCCTGGCTCGCGCTGTGGACCCCCGAACTGGGCAAGCACAACACCAGCGTCATCGCCGCCGACGTGGACACCCTCCCCTCGTGGGCGGCCACCGAACTCGCCGGGATCCTCACGGCACAACCCCGGGGTCCGCTGGCCGTCACCGCGCGCGAGGCGACCACGATCCCGGAAGCACTCGCCCGGCACGTCGACAAGGTGGTCGACCTCCCACCGCTGCGGCGCCGCCCCGACGACGTGCTGCCGCTGGCCGAACACCTCGGCAAACGCGCCCGCGGCCGCGACGTCCGGTTCACCCCGGCGGCCGCCCGCGCGCTGCGCACCTACCACTGGCCGGACAACACCGAACAGCTCCGCCGCGTCGTCCGCGAGGCCGCCGCCCGCAGCGACGTGGTCGACACCCGACACCTGCCGCCCGAAGTGCTGTGCGGACCGACCCGCGCGTTGACCCGGATCGAAACGCTCGAACGCGACGAGATCGTCCGCTGCCTCGCCGAACCGGGAACCACCCCCACGCGGGCCGCCGAGATCCTCGGGATGGGCCGGGCGACGATCTACCGCAAGATCGCCCAGTACGGCATCAGCATCCCCGACTAG
- a CDS encoding amidohydrolase family protein: MYTKDGESYFIVDAHVALWDARPENQRNIHGKQFIDCFYDYHRNLSPESEKWPYEEFLHQGSERLMHDLFDEGHVDHAIFQPALLDEFYRNGFGQTEEAFALTRAHPDKLTYNHCWDPRLGEDGLKQLREDAKRFGLQGCKLYTAEWRGQSRGWKLDDPWSYRYLEAARELGIRNIHIHKGPTVRPLDRDAFDVADVDKVATDFPELNFVIEHVGLPRLEDFCWIATQEPNVHAGLAVAIPFMHTRPRYFAEIIGELLYWLDEDRIQFSSDYAIWTPRWLVERFVDFQIPEDMTEYPPLTTAQKKKILGLNAAEMYDIPVPAELRLGQPRTAEVV; encoded by the coding sequence ATGTACACCAAGGACGGCGAAAGCTACTTCATCGTCGACGCCCACGTGGCCCTGTGGGACGCGCGCCCAGAGAACCAGCGCAACATCCACGGCAAGCAGTTCATCGACTGCTTCTACGACTACCACCGCAACCTCAGCCCCGAATCCGAGAAGTGGCCCTACGAGGAATTCCTCCACCAAGGCAGCGAACGACTCATGCACGACCTGTTCGATGAGGGCCACGTGGACCACGCGATCTTCCAACCGGCGCTGCTCGACGAGTTCTACCGGAACGGCTTCGGCCAGACCGAGGAGGCCTTCGCGCTGACCAGGGCGCACCCGGACAAACTCACCTACAACCACTGCTGGGACCCGCGCCTCGGCGAGGACGGGCTCAAGCAGCTGCGCGAGGACGCGAAACGCTTCGGGCTCCAGGGCTGCAAGCTCTACACCGCCGAGTGGCGCGGGCAGTCGCGCGGCTGGAAGCTCGACGACCCGTGGTCGTACCGCTACCTGGAAGCGGCGCGGGAACTGGGTATCCGCAACATCCACATCCACAAGGGACCGACCGTGCGCCCCCTCGACCGGGACGCCTTCGATGTCGCCGACGTCGACAAGGTCGCCACGGACTTCCCCGAGCTGAACTTCGTGATCGAACACGTCGGGCTGCCGCGGCTGGAGGACTTCTGCTGGATCGCCACCCAGGAACCCAACGTGCACGCGGGGCTGGCCGTGGCGATCCCGTTCATGCACACCCGGCCGAGGTACTTCGCCGAGATCATCGGTGAGCTGCTGTACTGGCTCGACGAGGACCGCATCCAGTTCTCCAGCGACTACGCGATCTGGACCCCGCGCTGGCTGGTCGAACGGTTCGTGGACTTCCAGATCCCGGAGGACATGACCGAGTACCCACCGCTGACCACCGCGCAGAAGAAGAAGATCCTCGGGCTCAACGCCGCCGAGATGTACGACATCCCCGTGCCCGCCGAGCTCCGGCTGGGCCAGCCGCGCACCGCGGAGGTGGTCTGA
- a CDS encoding response regulator: MTIRVVLVDDQELVRLGFRMVLDAQPGIDVVGEADDGDTALELLRAQEADIALVDVRMPRMNGVEATRRIRAEDGPRVLILTTFDLDEYAYEALRAGASGFLLKDAPLADLVSALNHVHFGDAVVAPSTTRRLLEHFVERGTAGLQPHPAPAELDELTHREHEVLVLLARGLSNAEIADELVVSEGTVKTHVKRILTKLDLRDRVQAVVLAYESGVVEAGRR, from the coding sequence GTGACGATCCGCGTCGTGCTGGTCGACGACCAGGAACTGGTCCGCCTGGGGTTTCGCATGGTCCTCGACGCGCAACCCGGCATCGACGTCGTCGGCGAGGCCGACGACGGGGACACCGCGCTGGAACTGCTGCGCGCGCAGGAGGCCGACATCGCCCTCGTGGACGTGCGGATGCCGCGGATGAACGGCGTGGAGGCCACCCGGCGGATCCGCGCCGAGGACGGTCCCCGCGTGCTGATCCTGACGACCTTCGACCTCGACGAGTACGCCTACGAAGCGCTCCGAGCAGGGGCGAGCGGCTTCCTCCTGAAGGACGCCCCGCTCGCGGACCTGGTCTCGGCGCTCAACCACGTGCACTTCGGCGACGCGGTCGTCGCACCCAGCACCACGCGACGGCTGCTCGAGCACTTCGTCGAGCGAGGAACCGCCGGCCTGCAGCCGCACCCCGCGCCCGCGGAACTGGACGAGCTGACCCATCGCGAGCACGAGGTGCTCGTGCTGCTGGCCCGCGGCCTCTCGAACGCGGAGATCGCCGACGAGCTCGTGGTCTCCGAGGGCACGGTCAAAACCCACGTGAAGCGAATCCTGACCAAACTGGACCTGCGCGACCGGGTCCAGGCCGTGGTCCTGGCCTACGAGTCCGGAGTGGTCGAGGCCGGCCGGCGCTGA